The Paenalcaligenes faecalis genome has a window encoding:
- a CDS encoding ABC transporter permease: MQAQPAMGSGFPTLFRKEMLRFFKVGFQTVAAPVLTALLYLLIFAHVLEDRVHVFDSIPYTAFLIPGLMMMSMLQNAFANPSSSLIQSRITGNLVFILLPPISHREIYFAYIGAAIIRGLTVGFFVWLVSLFFVRLPVANPLWVISFAVLSCGIMGSLGVIAGLWSEKFDQLAAFQNFLIMPATFLSGVFYSIHSLPAFWQAVSHWNPIFYTIDGFRYGFFAASDVSPWHSLAVVGSVFAVLCFLSLRLLASGYKLRN, encoded by the coding sequence ATGCAAGCCCAGCCTGCTATGGGGTCCGGTTTCCCCACCCTATTTCGCAAAGAAATGCTGCGCTTTTTTAAAGTTGGCTTTCAAACTGTGGCGGCCCCTGTACTTACCGCCTTGTTATATCTGTTGATTTTTGCGCATGTACTCGAAGACCGAGTCCATGTTTTTGACTCTATCCCGTATACCGCTTTCTTGATTCCGGGATTGATGATGATGAGTATGTTGCAAAATGCCTTTGCTAACCCCTCATCCTCCCTGATTCAAAGCCGTATCACAGGGAACTTAGTCTTTATTTTGCTGCCACCTATTTCGCATCGTGAAATTTATTTTGCTTATATAGGTGCAGCCATCATTCGCGGGTTAACCGTCGGTTTTTTTGTTTGGCTTGTTTCCCTATTTTTTGTACGACTTCCTGTTGCAAATCCATTGTGGGTCATTAGCTTTGCCGTCTTATCTTGCGGTATTATGGGCTCTCTAGGCGTTATTGCCGGATTGTGGTCAGAAAAATTTGATCAACTCGCCGCTTTCCAGAATTTTTTAATCATGCCTGCGACTTTTTTATCCGGCGTGTTTTACTCTATACACAGTCTGCCTGCTTTCTGGCAGGCTGTCTCGCACTGGAACCCTATCTTTTATACGATAGATGGTTTTCGTTACGGTTTTTTCGCCGCCTCAGACGTCTCGCCATGGCATAGTCTTGCCGTCGTAGGCTCTGTGTTTGCGGTACTTTGTTTCTTATCGCTACGCCTGCTTGCTTCAGGCTATAAATTACGGAATTAA
- a CDS encoding BolA family protein, with amino-acid sequence MLPTPELVQTYIADNLNCEHLEVQGDGSHFEAIIVSPAFEGKNRIQRHQVVYAALGDRMKSEIHALSMRTYTPEEYKAL; translated from the coding sequence ATGTTGCCGACACCCGAACTCGTACAAACGTACATTGCCGACAACTTAAACTGTGAGCACCTCGAAGTCCAAGGCGATGGTTCTCACTTTGAGGCTATTATCGTTAGTCCTGCCTTTGAAGGCAAAAATCGTATCCAGCGTCACCAAGTTGTCTATGCGGCACTGGGTGACCGCATGAAAAGCGAAATTCATGCCCTCTCTATGCGCACCTACACCCCCGAAGAATACAAGGCTCTATAA